Genomic window (Nymphaea colorata isolate Beijing-Zhang1983 chromosome 1, ASM883128v2, whole genome shotgun sequence):
ATTATGTACTTTCTGCCGGCGGTGTGCCAGGATCTACGGCCACATGTTGCCTATGGCAATGACCGATCTTGCTGCCTTATATCTCATAAATATCCGACTCTGTTTTGGGACTCAATTCTAGCAGTCATTATAGCAAAGCAAGACTTGTGGTCAATTGGATGTCCTATAGATCCAAAAGTTTAAAACGTTTCTGTGTAAGGATGGCCCTGTCTGGTGGGGCTAAATAGACAGGTAAATAGAAGATTCCAGATTCAAaaaatggatctggatctttCTAGTCCAGCTTTATATGCCATatctatattaaaaaaaaaaaagacatttgaaaacattattagggatgtcaatggatcagatttgcatCGGATATATGCTTAACCTTATTCACTTTTtttgatattcacatatttggattcgaataagactaaaaaaaaagtaatatccaaatccgaaatccgatttgacaatttgaatcaaatttttatagttatattagaatttgaatccgaattttgaatcaaatctagccaattttcaaaatataaggagcagtggatataagatatttatttaaaactaaatttgattgaaatctatatctgaatccaatctgatatTTAagtttcttaatcagatattaaatgttttttcatattcagTTTTTTTCGTATTATTTGATTGAATATCCAATTAAAAGCAGACATTCCTAAACATAATCCAAATGAACAACGCATAAAACTGGACTGAGCTGTCTATATAATCGGGTACACTGACCAACATTGTTCTGGAAACTGATCTGAACTTAAAGTGATTAATTCCCGTTCATAGACATGATGAATCACGTGACGTAGATTCCTCACACAATCAGTTCCCCCGTCAGGTTCTGACGCAAGTCCCTGTTGTATTGGGTTCTTTGCAAGAAAGGGTATCGAATCGGTTGTGCACGAAACGGGTCGGAATTTTCGGACTTGATCTGAAGACAAGCTCAAACAAAACCGAGGCACGTTGGTTTTCCGTATCGTATCGGGACTCAGTGAATCgctttgatgaagaaatttggaGGAAGGTAATAAAAACCGAACCAAGTTGTGGAGCACAACGCCATAGGGAAAGGTGGGGTCCTCAAAAAGATATTCCACGTTTATGCAACACTTCGCTTTTGCTCCCAGAGGTCTTTAACGACAGAATCTTCGTCGTAGATCGCCCCTCCTCGCGGTCTGCGCCCAACCTTTGGACATTAACGGCCTTTTAATCTATCGAATTGACCTTATGCCCCCTTGAACAAATTCCCCGAAGGGCTGCTGTCTAACTTAAAATTCCCAGTTCTCACACTGGACCTCACGACCAAATGAGTCCTACCATCCATCcgccacctctctctctctctctctctctctctttctctctctctctctctctctctctatatatatatatatatatatatatatatatatatatatatatatatatatatatatatatatatatatatatatatatatatatatatatatatatatataaaagaccctttgttttttatttatttatttatttttttgcaatctaaccttattgatatgatTTAAAGAATAAGTTGACTTAAAACATAGTTGAACATTTGTTCGACTTTAATGatctttttataataaaaaaaatgaatggcctCTATgtcattataataaaaaaatcaacattttcaattaaaacaacttgaaccaAAATTgaaccaaaacatgttttacatcaaaatagactttataaacatattaagatgtttatattttatttaaaatagtttttaacaaaaaatcaatggttCTGGTTTTTATCCTTGACCTcagtactatatatatatatatatatatatatatatatatatatatatatatatatatatatatatatatatatatatatatatatatataaagggaggGGCTAAAAGTCAATGCTGTCATGTGCAGACTAAATTGTTAACGCTAAAACTACCATAAACTATTGTAGTTTATAGTTAATGTCAACttagtgttttttttataacaatatatatatatatacataagagCTCAAATTCTTTCGGCATCTATCCATGGGTCATGCGGTCAAAAGCTAGATGGACGGATGTCCTGAGGAATATATCAGGTCCTACAAATAAGTTGAAAAGAAAGTAAATGCATAACTTATTATAATGCTTTTCTAACTTTTGTTCACTCAAATACGTGCTAGGACCGCAAGTTTGCTAGATATGGCGCGAAGACGTGACACTGCAATAAGGAGGAGTTTGTGGGGGTTATAAGTGCTATGTGGTCACCCCCTAGTTGACATCTTTTGGTGTGGGAAAGTAGAACAAATTCGATGGGCCGTTATATAGGAGTACTCTGGGTCGCACACAAACGCTATATGTGTATCTTGGTTTTCATCACCTCTGGACCTTGGGGGAGGGGTTGAAAGCAGCTAGTTTCAATCTCTTCTCGAATCAACACCCTATCTCTATTAGATGTTCAACAATGAGAcattttgtaaaacaaaaagtaaagagCAAAACGAATTAGGATTGTCCTAAAAATGTGCATAGTAACACTTATCATGCTTTCACTCAAACACATGAGCGTGTTGGATGGACACAAAATGGAAGACACAActtagttctctctctctcccttcctcttttgtttttgtatgtCAATGATATGGGATATCCCAATTTCCagcagtttttctttttttcctgacTTCTATAATCTTCACATTCTGAccttttattgtttatttccTTGGTATGTTTACTAGCGAACTTGCATTGAAGAAAATAGTGAAAGCAGTACTTAGGGTCATTTGAACGAAGAGTTGACAACGTATttattgaaaaagcaaaatatATTTACCAAGCTTTTGCCTACCGTGTTTGCTCTCCCTTCAACAATTTATAAAACCCCACGACACTAGGAAACAAGTGTTATTTACAGATCTTACAAGGCAACGGTTTTGCCTAATGAATACTTGAACCAGTAGAAACAGGACATGCATAAACCATTTGCTTTTTTGATATATAGAAAACGttaacagagagagagagagagagagagagagagattgaaaacgTTGTTTGCTCTATCCAATCAAACAATGCATCAGACGACGTGTTTTGGAGCTCGGATGTATGGATGACCATTTGAATCAagtgtgtgatatatatatatatatataagatctgTACATACACAAACAATTGTATGCTAACCCTAAAACTGAAACTTGAGAAGAAAGCGGCCAAGTAAGAAGCGGTTGATTTCTATGATCTTTAATTTCTAACTGAACAGTTTTCCCTTTTCTGGTTTTGTTTGAAAGGGCGAGCAACCACAGGTAGCGGTGTGAAGGGTAGGTAGCTAGGGTAACCTGACCTGAGCTGACCGAAGGAAAAGGAGTGAAGTACCAGTAGGTATAGCAGCAGAGGCTGATGAGTTACTCTTTCAGAGCGCATGCTTGCACAACTGGGGTTGCGCCTAAATGGGGGTAGTTTTAGAAACTCACATCGAAAGCCACCACTGGGGCTTGCCCCTAATAATATTTGGCTGGGGGCGTTGGAGGACGAAGGGAGAGGCCGGGCTTCTCGAGAAGGATACAGTTCTGATATAAATGACCTCTGACTTTGCTTACACAAACCGTGTAGTGTATTGCCCCGGAGTACGCCATTAGAGATctcagagagagacagagagaggtgGTCGGGGCTGCAGAGTTTCAGGCCACCTCCCTCTTAGGTGCGCAGGCTCTCAGGCCGTCCTTTTCCACCTTCCCTCCTCACCCCCCACATTTAAAGGCACGGTCTTTCAGTGTCTTTATAAGACATAAACCCCTACTTGCACCTATGGCTGGCTGGAAAATAGGCTTCGTTTTTGTTTGCGATCTTGCTGATTAAGAAATGATCAGAAGGTAGAAAATGTTTGTTTTGGTTCTAGAATATGTAGATATAGTACAGTTGATAAGAGCTATGTGGTGGGCTATGTGGGCATACAGTcccaaaaatatgtttatttttataatgatatCTTAGTTCAAGTTGGattctcttcaaaattttaaaatttattaccaATACCCGGTACCCAGCAATTTCAAACTCCGCCCTATGTGAAGGTTGGGATAAAGGCACAAGGGGCATCGAGATAATGAATCTGGATGAAATCTAGAATGGCCACTTTTCACATTTTATGTGTCTCGAACTCAtaagccatatatatatatatatatacttttctctctccttccgTGGACTTTTCTCACCTAAGCAATGGAAGAACAATGAATAGTACATTTGAGGTGAAGTTACCAGCTTTGTATAATTGCAACGCCTTGTTTGCTTTGACGCTTAATTCATTGTGTGTATGCATCCATAATTAGTTTGTTACTTCAATTTGTGGGCTCaagtgaatggtgactctaaaAAGAGAGTCACCCATCCATCATAAtaaatggttaaaagaaaaacattgagAAAACAATGatgatcattttcattatctaatatTGATTCCTACCTTTAAGGTTCATCTTTTAATACCAATTGCTTTAATAGCGTAAAATTGCATAGGGCGCAAACAAGGGCTAGTAAGCCTGCGTCCCTCTTGTGTTGGAGAAAGTACTAAATGAGCAAAACGAACCCAAGATAACAGATAGGAGCTCAGCTTGTTTCTGCATTGATGTAACGTGAAGTTAATTTGTTCATGGCTAGAGTATCAACACGCTAATTAAGTTCCATTATATGCTAAGCATGCACAAAGGTACATGAGTCATTTGGGTTGCTTTCCAACTAGTTTTGTAATATACATATTACTTTTGACAGCAATGAGAGGCTTCAAATTAAAACTTTTCTGGGTGTAAGGAATATATCTAAGTTTAACCCACCCCCATATTCGTACCCAATTAACGATAAGAAAGCGATGGCAAGCAAACGGAGACTGCCCAATAACATTTAGGGGGCATTTGGTTCACTTGAATGAAATCTATGGAATTTTATGATTAttattctcattctttaaaaatggGAATTGCGTTATCAAGCAAAGAATTTTGGTTCCATACTCAAAATTCTGGAAATATAATTCTACCCTTGAaatgtttttatcttttttgggCCACAAGGTGCGAATGCTTTcattcatgaattttaaaatcttgaatttcttttcgtcaaacaagtcatttttaattctgaaatgaaaatttgagactgaaactttttcatttaaattcgACCCAGAATCGGAAATCTAGGCATCAAACGGCTCCTTAGTTTAGGTTGCAGATCTGTCTAGGCACTTTGTTTACCTGAAAGACAGAACTGATAACTAATGAAAAGAGGTTATAGGAAAGCGATTAACCATTTATTatcctcttatatatatatatatatatatatatatatatatatatatatatatatatatatatatatatatatatatatatatatatatataggagtaGGGAAATGTAAGCGGGTGAGATTTACATAGTAAGACGTCTCACGTATGAAGCATACCGGCTGCACATAGGCCctattttttggtctttttgtaCGGATCCACTCTGACCCATAAAATTTATTTCGTCGCCCCCATGCAATTTCTTCCCCTCCCGAAACGCCTTGTTATTTGCATCTCGGCTCTCTCCTCTGGCCTACGATGGCAGAAACTGTACACACACGCGCGGGCGCACGCATAAATCTGCAAAGGCCTTTGCATTTACGTCGAAAGTCGGCTACTGTAccatccatctctctctctctctctctctctctccctgctcGCATTCAATACTCTCTGATCCTTCAATCTTACACCGCAAATAATTTGCAGCTTCGGTTTCAGTGTCCCACTCTTCTATATCTTgctctcttctcctctcctctcATCCTTCCCCTCCCTCCCTTCATCTCTTTTGCTTGTCTATCTGTGTTTATCCCTTCCTCTGTGTAAATTATGGGGGCTCGTTGGTCTCCTCTCTCATTCCCTGTGGATGATCTTAACAAGCAGGGCCTTCCTCCGGGATTCAGATTTCACCCCACGGATGAAGAGCTTGTCACCTTCTATCTAGTTTCTAAAGTCTTCAACGCTCGTTTCTCTGGTTTAACCATCATGGCAGAGATCGACCTGAACAAGTGCGAGCCATGGGACCTTCCAGGTATCCTTTTACAGATGTTGCAAAGAGGAGCAAAACGAAGATATACTGCTATCGTAGAATTAATTGTTTTCCGAATGTTTTTCAGCTTTTCTATTGTTTCCCAAACTTCCATGTGTTTTCGATGGTTGCACCTGGACGATGAAGAAGGTCCATCTTTCCTCTAGTATTACAACTTTCGGAGTAGAGTTAGAATGGTTTCTAGATAAAGCCATGAGATATCCTAAGCGTAGCTTCACCTTCACATGCGTGTCCAAAGGAGGTGTAGTGAAGGAAGAGGACTCTCATTACGTTTTCTGCAGAAAATTGTCAACCGTCTTATTAAACTACGACTTTAAATGCcagatttttaaataaaattatgatatatatttattatctttaaatatttttctttttgaccaACGAACAGAGTCTCCTTGTTAGGGtttatgtgaatttttttttttaaaaaagggatAAATCTCGCACTTCTGCACATGACTCTTCTGTGATATATCTTGGTTGGTTAATCATATGGTGATGCTCTTATTGGAATGGCAGACACGGCAAAGATGGGGGAAAAGGAGTGGTACTTCTATAGTGTTCGAGACCGCAAGTACCCCACTGGGCTGCGCACCAATAGAGCTACAGATGCTGGTTACTGGAAGGCAACAGGGAAAGATAGAGAAATCCACATTTCTTCTACTAAAACATTGGTTGGCATGAAGAAGACTCTTGTATTTTACAGGGGCAGAGCACCTAGAGGAGTGAAAACCAACTGGGTGATGCACGAATACCGTCTAGAGGGTGAATTATCTTGCCGCTTAAACTGTAAGGTACGCGAATTCCTCGCACTCCAAATGCTTTCTCTTGATTGCAGTAGCCACTTTGTCATTTTCTCTCTGATTCTTTTGGGTAGTTCCACTATGTATGACACACGTATATGAATGTGCTCAGGAAGAATGGGTGATCTGCAGAATATTTCACAAGGCAGCAACAGAGAGGAAGGTCCCACAGCTGCTTCAAAAGCAGAGCCACTTCCTTGAAAAGGACCCTCTATTCTCTTTGCCTCCTTTGCTTGAGTCGCCGGCCGAAAACCCATCAAATGCTGGCCAGATTCAGCGTCATGATAAGGAGACAGCGGCTCATGACAAATTCCATCTTCCTGCAGAAAACCCAACTCCCACAGTTACTAAATCCCTCCCCATGGCAGCCATCCCACAAACTGAATCTTGTCTTACGACCCAAGGAGGCTGCCAAGGTATACAAGCATGCAAGATAGAGAAGGAAAGCTCTGCTGTCTTTGTGGTGCAGGAAGACGACCCCAGCTTGAACAGCTGGGTGTACAGAAACCAACTGGGGACGCATGCAACCCTAGACTTGGGTGGTGTCGATTCACTCCAGCAGCTGTCGGCGTCAATGAGCTACAGCCGAGCCTTTGAGATGGATGAGGATGATGACTACAATCATGGCAATCTCCATGATGGTGCATCAGTGGGCTCGTTGTGGACCTTCTGAGATGAAGCCGTCCATGAGCCATGAAAGCATCAGTACCATCAAAGTGTTGCTATTATTATGCCACCATCACTTATCTCTGGCTTTCCTCTCTAGTGTAAATTATCATATTCTACTTCACTGTGTCTGTTAACAGTTTTAAAGTGGTagaaataaatatgagatattTGAGAGGTAGGGGGTCATAGATTTTCTGATTGTGATATTTGAGGACAGGGACTTCGCTGCTTGCCCTGGCATAATAAATTGTGGTTGTTCTGTCTTGAGTTATTGCAAGTACATCTCAGGCTTCTTTGGGAGTGACTAGAAACTATACGAAAGGACGTGATGTTGCCTTTTGTTTTGATGGCAGCGCATATATTTACAGGGCCCTGCCCCGGAACAGAAGAAGCAGAACCGCCTTTTTGTGTCCCAGCTGTAGGGCATCGTCCCGAGCAATATGCCATGCCGAAAATCCCCACAACATCTAGTTACATTTTGGATGTCCTGGTTTTTTGATAAAAGCTAAAGAAGAAGGTAAACATAAATATTAAAACACTCAGGAAAAACTGAGATTTGGTTGTGTTTGGATATCAAGATACAAAAAATTAAGACTATGTTATCAAAATCAGCGAGCATTGGCCAATGTGCATTTTATACATACAACAAAATAGAGTTGCCCTGATGGTGCTTATTTAACCACCATCAGAGCTCTGTTTAACAATGGCATGAGGTTACCGACTCCTGTATCACGATAACACTCATCACCGACTTCTGTATCAGGAGAACACTCACAACAATAACACGGACAATAAAGCACAATCACTTAAGAGATACAATagattttaagtggttcggcATATAGTCTACATCCATGGAGAGAACACATGATCAGCACTGTTTTTCATTCGCTTGCCCTTTTCACCATATTGCAAGAAAGATCAAGAATCGTATATCAATGGTAAGAAGAAGGCCAAGGAACACAATGAGAAAGAGAATCCAcggaaaaaggaaggaaaaggcaTAAGCAGCTTCCATAAAACATTGCACCCTAATTTAGGAAGATCATCACGAGAATGGGCAATGAATTATGAGGAAATATAGCATTCTCCCCATCGTGGTGCACGGAAACTTGTCTGCCCTAACTTGTGATGCAATGGCTTAGTAAGAATGTAGGCCAGCTGATTTTCAATTGTTACATGACtagtatttttcttttgaattttctttccaaTAAAGTGGCAATCAACTTTTGTaagttttgttctttcatgataGAAGAGATTGACACTTACATAAATTGCCACCATATTATCACACTGAAGCTCCATTGGCTGATTCACCTCaaatctcatatcatggagtGCTTTTATCCAAATTAGCTCTCAAGTACATATTGCCATGGCTCTATACTATGCCTCTATGCTTGATCGTATAACAACAACTTGCTTTTTACTCTTAAAAACAACAACTTGCTTTTTACTCTTTTAGGTGACTAAACTTCCTCCAACAAAAGTACAAAAACATGCGGTGGACCTCCTCTTATTCGGGTGTCCAACCCAATCAGGATCAATGTATCTCACAATGTTCAAATGATTGTGTTTTCTCATAAGTATTCCTTTATCTAGACTTCCCTTTATGTACGTAAAATTATATGGGCAGCATCCATGTGGACACGAAAGAGATAATGGATCTCAAGTTCAGCCTACCAACTTGGAAAAATAGTAAGGCTTTCCAAGTTCCGTACACCAACCtaaatagaagagaaaaagactCATCAAGTTCAACACACCAGCTTGGAGAACAGTTTAATGTTTCTAGATTCGATACACCAATCATAGAAATGAAAGAGATAGACTTTTAGGTTTGAGATACCAACCTGAAACTAGAGGGAAAGACTTGTTGGGTTCAGTAGACCAACTTGAAGGGTAGCCAAGCATATCTAGGTTTAACACACCAACTATAGAGACAAAAGAGATATACTTTTAGGTTCAACACACCAAACTGAAAGCAGAGAGAAAGACTCTCCAGGTTCGATATGCTAACTTGGAGAGCAATCAGATATCTCTAAGTTCAACACACTaaccatgaagaagaagatagatCTTTAGGTTCAATACACCAACCTGAAAGTAGAGAAAAAGACTCCCCAAGTTCAATTAACCAACGTGGAGAGCAGCCGGATGTCTTTAAATTTTACATACCAACCAAAGGGACAACGGAGATAGTCTTCTAAGTTCAACACGCCATCTTGCATATGAGACCAGTGTCTTCACCAACCAGGGAATAGTGGATGACAAGACTCTTCCCTATAGGTTGACAGACTACATGACTAGGATCTCAAGAAGGAAGGTGCTAGTTCTCACCTTATACTAGGGACCTTCATTCGCATTTGTGGGGCACAAAAGAGGAGATATTAGCTCGCCCCACATCTTCTTAAGGAAGGATCTGCAAGGTGATCCTCATTTGCACTAGTGCACTCTTGATCTTCACCAATGGGCAGGGCATCATGGACCTTAGAGCTGTACAACTCTTCAGAATGTGGGGAACCTTCAAGAGCAGTTGAGTTTCAGTGGCCATGGTaggattttaacatttttgtatGGGAGACTCACCAAATTTCTCATGCAGGGTATATAGTTGTAGAGGAGTACACTTGGTTCTTCCAAAAATGGTTTTATCGACACACTGTCCAAAATGGAGAAGCATTCAGACCGACTGGTGACAACGTCTTCTCCTCCATGCCTACAGATAGGTGTTGGATCACTTGACGAATGATAAATTGTTTCGGATTTCTACTATAGAAAGCAACACCGACCTTGATATGCATTCCATGAACAGAGAATCAATGTTATTTTTTGTGGCCCATTTGTGGTTCTTTATCATCCAGAGAGGAGAGTGGCTCAATTTTCAAGGAGGTATGATCAAGGTGGAATTCAGCACTGCAGCAGAGTTTGATTTGAGCACTGATGCATGGCAAGGTGCTCACAGTTAGGCACATGTCACCTAGTCAACTATGGCTAGCAACCTAAGTCTATTTGGTTGACTCGTGAGGGCCAGAACGTACATGGAGTGTGGGAAAGTGTTTGGCATATTCCTTATTGTCAATGGGTTTGCCTTGTCTTCGAACTCAttgtcaaaaaaatattttaattgatAAAGATATTATATTTCCCTTTCATTTTATGAACTCATGAAGCTTGCCTTTAAAATTATGTCACTCAGGTTTTGATTCAAACTAACATATCTCTCAGTTGgatttgagttcattcattatggtttgagttcattttaGTTTTGAAGATATCAGAGCTGCACACTCATATTTTTCATGGGTCAGAGAAAAATTTGAGGTCAACATGATGGAGTGAGCAGGAACTGAGCTAGGATCATTTTGatcatgtataaatctatcttctcttagtttggtttgagctcATCTCTCTAGGTTTCAGTTCGATTCTGTTTTCAATATTCTAAAACTCATTCTTAGTAATGAAAACACCTGACGAGCTTAGTTCAGCTAAATTAGATCAAAAGTTTTCGATCTTTCAACATGACTTTATTGGTAAATGGATGATCTAAGCACCCGCAGCTCCATCAATAAAACTTTCAATGATAACctaatttttcaaattctcaaaTAGTTTTCCTTTACAATATGACATTTTCATCTtgtagattttttaaaattgattttcagaACAATCTAGGAGGacattttgaataaaattttaacCAAATCTGATATAGAAGTATGCCCACATAATGGTTTAGTCGGTTCAACCAAACTAACCTAGAGCTCTGAAATTATATACAGTATAAAGAAATCATTTCCCATTCCTATCccctttttttaataaacttaGGTTACGTCCTACTTGTAGCtaagttcattcttttctttgacTTCTAGAGATTCAAGTTGAACCAAATCCAGGATTTGAGTCTGTTTCAACCCTAGATCACACCCAAGGATaaaacaatcattttcttgtaatccatatttttctcttgaaCCTAGGGTTATATGTCATATACAACTAAGTTCATGTTGCTTACATTTTCAGATCTTTAGAGCTCCAGTTTGAaatccctttttttattttaaaaacataacAATTCATCTAGATCTACGATTTAGGAAAAAATAATCTTTTCTATTTAAATCCCTTACCTATACCCAAGGGAAAAGTAGCTAATTCATCTTCAATGTCATTCTTTACTTAGGTTGTATGTCACATATACCTAAGTTTATAATATTTGGAGcattaattataatttttcatcGATTGTTTTTAGATCCATGAACTATTGCCGTCTAGATCTCTTACCTAGAATTTTGTACCATATCTCCTATCTCATCCAAAAtccattttctaaaactttctCTAGATTATACCTTGATTTGAATATTAGAACCATGTCCACGATCCGTTTTCTAGAATTTTCCTTGGATTAAGGTTTTGATTTAAATATTAAAACCATGTCCCAATGCAAGATACATACAAAAAATCTGCATATATGCAATAAATGTCATACTCAATTTCTTATAGTGTTAACACCACAAATTATTCCATTCAATTGCTGAAAGCAATTCCGAATTTCACAAAATAACTatgaaaacttcaatttcaagtgaattttaaaatctaagaCAAATCAAGTTTAAATAATGAATTTGACTCACAACACAAATctcaatgcaggattacgagtccaaatcaTAATCCAATACACaatattggatccaaattggGATTTGAAACCCAAATCTGATTGTAATTGTCATTTGGAATCCCAATCCAATTACAAATCTGAATCtggatttaaatttaaaaaatagatCCATTTAGAGATCCACAACACAAGTGGGCCCA
Coding sequences:
- the LOC116267878 gene encoding protein CUP-SHAPED COTYLEDON 3-like, whose product is MGARWSPLSFPVDDLNKQGLPPGFRFHPTDEELVTFYLVSKVFNARFSGLTIMAEIDLNKCEPWDLPDTAKMGEKEWYFYSVRDRKYPTGLRTNRATDAGYWKATGKDREIHISSTKTLVGMKKTLVFYRGRAPRGVKTNWVMHEYRLEGELSCRLNCKEEWVICRIFHKAATERKVPQLLQKQSHFLEKDPLFSLPPLLESPAENPSNAGQIQRHDKETAAHDKFHLPAENPTPTVTKSLPMAAIPQTESCLTTQGGCQGIQACKIEKESSAVFVVQEDDPSLNSWVYRNQLGTHATLDLGGVDSLQQLSASMSYSRAFEMDEDDDYNHGNLHDGASVGSLWTF